Genomic segment of Arachis stenosperma cultivar V10309 chromosome 4, arast.V10309.gnm1.PFL2, whole genome shotgun sequence:
CGGTGCACCATTACCAACGGCTAAACCCTAGCACACCACTTCGGCCCTAGCTTTCGTTGCTTACTTCCGGATTGGAGCATTAGGAACAGTCTCCGCGTTCTGTATTTCTTAGTTTCGTTTAATTATACACATTAGTCTCTAGCAAGAACAAGTTTCAAATCATGGTTTAAAGCTGCTGCAAGTGCAATATGATTTTGGCATTcaagttattattttatcttGTACAGTTTTGTATGCAGTTCatccatattttctttgtttattttctttttctatttgcCATTCATTACCCTTGtcctatctttatgttttaataGGATTGGAACCAGGGGAGACAGCCGTCTTACATCTGGGTATGCTCCATTTCGTTCAAAGCTTCTACCTTTCGTGGATGATCACTGTTTTAGAAGGCTAGGTACTGCTGCTGCATAAACAGTAAGAATCTCACTTCTTCAGGTTTCTGTAGCCtcttgattttgtttttaacttcTTCATGCTTGGTGATTTGTTCAACTCAAACTCCCCGATTCAAATGTTtgacaaattaaataattgatatCAGTGCTTGGGCCTTAAATAATAAGTAATATGTAAAGGTATTTGTAATGTAATTATATTTTCCTGTGGTCCGCTGACATGAATAAGAATGTTGAAGAATAAAATGATGTAGTAGCATCATCATGACACTAATTAATTTCTGGGCATATATATAGCATGAAATATATTGAAAtgtttaagaataataataaggaCAAAAGAACACAGTGGAGTCTTAAATATATTGAAATATTTAAGAATGCCACAATATGGATGATTCCCTATGCACTTGAAACTTGTgttgatatataatttattttccaGAATCAAGGAGTTGACTACAAATTTGTTACTAATTCTTCTCATGATTTTAATTACAATTCGGGACTTCCATCCATACTTGATCAACTTTGAAGGTGAAGTGAAGTAAAATATCTCAAATTTGACAACTTGAGGGTTCTGACTTctgagagagggagagggagagggagagggagagggggagagagagggaggagggagggagggggaggggagggagagggagagggggagagagagagaacttGTTATGTGAAAAAGACAGCTTGGTTTAGTGCGGTTTCAGTCCAGTTTATGAAAAAAAACTGAACCATGAACACCCCTAGTTCTTTTTCCTGCTAGAACCTATATTTGTGTCTCTTGTTTTCTAATTTCTATTTACTCTTGGTATGGTGAAGAGGAACGCACAGAAGAGACTCCCTTTCCCTTTTTCCCACTCAGATTTCCAATGGTGGATCCTTCTAGAACCATCGACGTAGAGAAGTTGATCTCCTGGTGCGACGACCTCGTCAAGATCCTATCGGATCGGCACGACATCGACAACCTTGCTCTATGTCTCCGACGCACTACTTCCCTCTCTTCCACCTGCAATTCCGACCTCAACCATGTCCGCAACTTGCTCCAAGGTCTTTTTCATTCCTCCAATTTTTGTTGTTCTATTTAACTCATCTTGTGCCGCGATTTTGTTCCATTTTAGTAGGTACTATTCGAATTTTGCAATGCAATGGTAGAAAGAGAAAAGGTGGGAATTTgagaattttattttgttcaaaaaattCATTTTATGATGATGAGGGGTAAGTACATTGGTTATTTGGTTACCTCGGATGTTGTAGCTGCTAATGTTGCAACTTTGATGAAGATGTTGATCTTCAATTTCTGGTATCAACTCACAAGTCTTTCTTATGATTTTGAACATTTCAACAATATCATAAATATAATTCATTTAAAAGCAGAGCAGAAGTTTTAAGCAATGTCTTTCTATTTTACAAAGCTAGCAAATTTGCCTCTATGGTTTACTTATATACCATATAAGTTCAGTCTAAATTATGACAATCTTACATGGAAAGGTGCAAGTTCCTTAGATTTTATAATCTTTGCCTCTGATTCACTCATTAGTAGGTTTAATATGTACTTGTGCCTTCTTTGTGATTGAAGAAAGAACTCCATTACAACCAATTCTATTTTATATCTGCCCATTTGAATTCAAGTTATCTATTTcatgataattatgatgagtggGCCTTCTAGCTGTATGGTTGACTAGTTTGTATGCGAATCAGATTGTCAGAAAAAGATAGATGCATGCAAGCAGAAAAAAGAGGAAGCTAGATGTGAGAGTGCTTCTGATGCAGAACTAGACCTTCTTCAGAGAGAGCTGGATGAGGAACTTGAGAAAGAGAACTTTCTGAAAGAGGAATTTAGATAAGTGTCTAGATGTTTTCATATTTCTAATTGTGTATTCGTGTGTGCGTGTTTTTCTCGTGATTGCCGACTTTCTGGATGACATATCTTCTTAGTTCTTACCATCTATTTTGATTCAACACAACCATTGGGGTTGAGTTTAATGAACTAATGCAGCAGCAAAATTCTGTCCAAGAGCGAAAGAAGGCTTTATTGAAAATTGACAAAGATAAGCGAAGGAAAGAGTAAGTAAATTGTTATAAACTAGTGAGAAAtcttaacttatagtcttatacaCAATTCCATATAGATTAGAACATAAAGAATTGCATTATTCTCGTGTTTCAGGAAGCTACTTTCAATGTATGCTTGTGTCTCAAATATTTTACCAGACTTGGATGATCCCTCCAAAATTTCAGGCTGTATCCTTTTGTTGAGTTTACTATTCTTTGTTCCTGCatctctttcttcctttttagGTCATTTAGAATGCAAAATATGCTTGTTCCTTAATCATTATTGCAGATATTGTTGACAAGGATAAAAATGCAGCGGAGAAGTTTGAATATGACACATCAATGATGACTCCCCTTGATGTATGTAATGACATTTGGAAAAGAATAAGTGCAGATTTGTGTTAAACAACAAACATGTCTGTTTTTCAGATGATTGTTGTAACTATATAATTTCCCAACTTTGAGTGACATCATACTATCATAGGAATCATGTCGTCACTTGTTCAATGGTGTAAGAATTTATGTTATATGCTAATTTAACATGAATGACAATCCTGCAATGTTTATTTTTTGACTAGTTAGCCAGGAGAGTATACCTTTAGATACTCAATTTCATGGATTGTTTTATGCCTAGAATCAGATACTAGTTTGATTCGTTACAATTTGATGAATATTTTGTGTTAATGTATTCATATATTAAGTTGACACATACTTCATAAAAAGAAACTCATTTCTTGTGCATTTGAAAAAGGGTGTAAACAAATAGCACATTTCAGCAGAAGTGTGTTTCATCTCAATGAATAACACATTGTAGCACCTTTGATTTCATCCTAGCATTGCTATAGACTTTGTAACTGTGTCCCACACTATTAACCATTAAACGGCCAACGGTTTTATTATGATTAAAGTTGTAATATACTGATATACACTTCAGTAACAAcccaaaaagagaaaaaagaattGTTTAGTCATATAATAATATGGATATGATGGATCATGTAAAATGGACCATATAAGACGGGGAAAATGGTATTACCGTATTaggcataaaataaaaaaatgcacaacagaaacaaataataatataatatatgcTATCCCTGTTTAATTGTTGTCATTGATTTCTTAATACCCAGAACTGTTACACATATGGTGACATTTCACTGCCTAGTACTAGTAGGATGAactatagaaaaataaaataatattataaggCTTTTCTGCATCTACTACACATCTCTGTTGAGAGCTTGGCCATGGTTGATTGGCTCATATAGTCATAGCATAGTGTATAGCCTTTTATTTCATTTCTAATGAAGTTtgcatgcttctggcatggaAGAGCCTCTATAAGAATTACAAACGTAGCTTGTGAAATTTTCATATTCCTGAATGAAACAAGCAATAAACTTTAACTTAAGAGAACATTTGTAAAACAATAATAAACCAAACCATAGATTAAGAGTTATATATATTTACAACACTTAGGAGTTATATATATGTAGGATGTGCTTATTCTTCATAAAGGacatattaaatattttaaaaaaagtataaaaaactactttttaattaatcaatataagctaatttttttattgtaaaattattttctaactCATTTTTTGAAGTATTTAGAATTTagtatttagaatttaaaaattaaaaattaaaataaaaattaatgtaaaatatctATTGatattaacttaaaaaatttagcTGCCTAATTGAACTCTTTTTAAAAAGGTATACAAGTATTCCTCATATGTTTCAAGTTTCATTATCTGATAGAAACAATAAGAAAGCTAAGGGGAAAATGAAGGAAATGCACAAAAACCTTTCCAATTGAATTATTGTTTACCACCACCACTGGCAACAATGTGTGAGGTGAATGAAGAAGTGCAGTTTCATTAATATGTTTTCGTCCAAGCTGCATAGgccaaattcaaattaaaatttaatgttaaaaCATCATAGATAAAGTGGAAATTGAATTACATTTATCTATTAtctactttatatatatataaaagtgaTATAAGAGAAGTTTGGTATACAAATTTTCTTTTCTGAAATactaattattatatataacctataaaaaaatatatttttactattttaaagACTCAAACCCAAACCTTTTTTTGttagaatttaaattatttactaTCTTGACTAACAtcatatttgttattattatatatcttGACTAACACATTGACACTTATTGATACactgttatatattttttatgccattagataaaatgaggaattataatatCGAGTCCAATCAACACATtgcataataaaaataatacttctATGTGCTTTTCTTGTTGtagtatgtatatatattttactcaATTCATTTTCAACCGTGACTTTTAAATATTTGTACTTGAATCACAAATATAAAGTTGATttgtatacatatatatagaatATGATATTAAAGATTAATTTCACTTCGAAAATTGTTAAAACTAAATGTTTATAAAAAATGTTTAAcgaaactaaaattatgaactACCATATTTTatagagacaaaaaaaattatttaaccatttaaaaaaataaaaaaaaacacatcTTTTATAGAGTATTTTCTCTTCTAAATTGTTTtgtttaataattataaatggATAGAAACATATGGTAACCTCGGTTCCATTTCCTGTGTTATGGCATTTGACAATAGGAGCATTAGGCAAACCTAATGTGTTGAAGCATTCCTCCCAATTCTTTTGCCTTTTTTCAATTGCTAGAAGCTCCAAGCACTCAATCAAAGCATAGTATTTGTTCTGcatcatataaaataaataatttgttattttagAAAGCTATGATCCAATTGAAACAAGATTTTTAGAACATGTTTCattttgatttaattgctcTGATGGTCTCTtaaattttaccaaaattttagttgagtttttataatttaaaattttttaaataaatatttttaattaattttttagtagTTATTAGATTTCAgaaaaaaacataattatagaatatttatttataaaatatttcaCAATTCTTTTTAgcataaaaaaagaatttaatttttatgcattAACAGTCTAAATTAATTTTACACATACATCTAATTACGTAATGTTACAGTATAAATAACTACCTTTTACATTAATCGAGTAAATGATCATCCAAAAGAATGAATGTGATTATACGACTGTATAAAACGTTTTATATTATcaatgcattaaaattaaacttaaaaataaatatttcaaaattattttatatttgaacagAAAATAATTAGTAAGGTTTAAttgaaatttataaaaaaaaatttgaaaatttaatgaaactatatataaataacaataagccttttatttttactatctTCAGGTTAATTGTGGACAAATAATGTGCACTACTCACCACATCATTCAAAATGTTGATGGCACAGCTTTCCACCGAATTAAGCTCACATTCATCCGGGCCATTCTGCTTAAAATTACAAAGtgaaatattaaaaaagaataaaatatatatataattaaacaagAAATGTTCAAAACTTTGtgaaaattgaaataaaaagtCATTGTTAGAAAGTTTGAAGCTTGAACAATTTTTCCCGTttaaagtgaaaagaaaagagaCTCCTAGAAAGCATATTGAAAGAACAAACTGAATGTACACCACTAAAAATACAAAGCAAATGGAAATCATGatcaaaattc
This window contains:
- the LOC130973315 gene encoding kinetochore protein SPC24 homolog; this encodes MVDPSRTIDVEKLISWCDDLVKILSDRHDIDNLALCLRRTTSLSSTCNSDLNHVRNLLQDCQKKIDACKQKKEEARCESASDAELDLLQRELDEELEKENFLKEEFRTIGVEFNELMQQQNSVQERKKALLKIDKDKRRKEKLLSMYACVSNILPDLDDPSKISGYIVDKDKNAAEKFEYDTSMMTPLDVCNDIWKRISADLC
- the LOC130973145 gene encoding gamma-interferon-responsive lysosomal thiol protein-like; the encoded protein is MVVSLKLGIMIIVVAQTLLIFMDESSGVNSYPCDSHDAKIVDETNIMKVNLSVYYGSLCQPCSTFIIKNLQEIFYNGLINIINLQLVPWANAYINNDTNNSIICQNGPDECELNSVESCAINILNDVNKYYALIECLELLAIEKRQKNWEECFNTLGLPNAPIVKCHNTGNGTELGRKHINETALLHSPHTLLPVVVVNNNSIGKEYENFTSYVCNSYRGSSMPEACKLH